The Peribacillus sp. FSL P2-0133 genome has a segment encoding these proteins:
- a CDS encoding zinc ABC transporter substrate-binding protein yields MGEETHSDELEHESEETHSDDQEGEEGATEDHVHEDDGHDHVDLDPHVWLDPVLAIDLANNIKNSLSDIMPEHASEFESNFLQLKSDLEKLIQDFKSTVDNSKTKYLLVSHAAYGYWESRYGIEEIAISSLSPSQVPSQKELQEIVQESTEHGVHYVIFEQNLTPKVAEMTQKEIGTKSLTLHNLEAITEENIKQGDDYFSIMRKNLETIQTALNE; encoded by the coding sequence ATGGGCGAAGAAACACACTCTGACGAACTTGAACACGAAAGCGAGGAAACACATTCTGATGATCAAGAAGGAGAGGAAGGGGCAACTGAAGATCATGTGCATGAAGACGATGGCCATGACCACGTAGATTTGGATCCCCATGTATGGTTAGATCCTGTTCTTGCCATTGACCTTGCTAACAATATTAAAAATTCGTTAAGTGATATAATGCCAGAACATGCTTCAGAGTTTGAATCTAATTTTCTTCAATTAAAAAGCGATTTAGAAAAACTAATTCAAGATTTTAAATCAACCGTCGACAACTCCAAAACGAAGTATTTATTAGTATCTCATGCTGCATATGGATATTGGGAAAGTCGATATGGAATTGAAGAGATTGCTATTTCAAGTTTATCTCCTTCACAGGTGCCTTCTCAGAAAGAATTACAAGAAATCGTTCAGGAATCAACAGAACATGGCGTCCATTATGTGATTTTCGAGCAGAATTTAACTCCAAAAGTTGCAGAGATGACTCAAAAAGAAATAGGTACGAAGTCTCTTACTCTTCATAATCTAGAAGCGATAACAGAGGAGAATATAAAACAAGGTGATGATTATTTTAGCATCATGAGAAAAAATCTAGAAACCATTCAGACAGCATTAAATGAATAA